In Glycine max cultivar Williams 82 chromosome 7, Glycine_max_v4.0, whole genome shotgun sequence, a single window of DNA contains:
- the LOC100305830 gene encoding putative translation machinery-associated protein 7: MSTKQGGKAKPLKKPKSDKKDYDEIDVANIQKKKEEEKALKELKAKAQQKGSFGGSGLKKSGKK; this comes from the exons ATGTCGACCAAGCAAG GTGGAAAAGCTAAGCCTTTGAAGAAACCCAAGTCTGATAAGAAGGATTACGACGAG ATTGATGTGGCTAACATtcagaagaaaaaggaagaggagAAG GCGCTAAAGGAGTTGAAAGCCAAGGCGCAACAGAAGGGAAGCTTTGGAGGTTCTGGGCTCAAGAAAAGTGGAAAGAAATAA